Below is a window of Cataglyphis hispanica isolate Lineage 1 chromosome 2, ULB_Chis1_1.0, whole genome shotgun sequence DNA.
aatcgtaattattttaattttttctcgtcTATATTGCTTAATGTTGATCAGTAGTTCGCGCTGATTAAAGTATGCAAAATTATCCTCGACAGAAGATCGGCTTAATTCTTTGCATTTGGACGTTATAAtacaacttaaaaaaattcgaataaaattatttaatatgattaattattatctcttccctctttttctttctctcatttaacatcgtagaataatatttttattgtattaattttgcacttattatttttatgaatgattactatttaaatattgtcttAAAAGaaagtcattaaaattattacatgtaaatattacatataaatcctttatatatacaagcgaattattaaattagacaaaaagagataaaacagatatatatgtgtatatgtatataatttcttcttcatgataattaattttttctcccattaatttaatttaattatttataaattttttcttgtaagagacaattttcttttaatagtaataatggAATTATCTCGATTAACAATAAGATCGGTCGAATGCAAAGAATTAAACCTATGTTATTacccatatatatattagcaataTCCTCAATCGCGACTGTTTTTCTCTTGGTGTCATTCGCTGTATCATTCGATCGATGTTTAACAGTAAAGAGTGTCCGTACGACTGTTATCATTCAAGAAAAACACATTCTAGTTGTTGCGCGCTCAAAACTATAAGCTGTATCATTCTTGCGTTTCCTCTTTAGAACTACGGCCCTTTTTAGggagtattttttaaatatgtgtatagaAAATGCGCAAGAGATGTTTGAGAAATAATACGAGGCTTtatacgagattttttttttttttaatgaaaaaattgtatcgaatttttgtcagaaaaaataatacaagaaaaGATTGCTACAGCGCTTTCTAACTCTTATTCTGCAGGCGGGATGATTATAGTTGatgtttatctttttgtttttggtTTTTCctgaattatgtatatacgctAAACTCAAGGCACATTAATCTTCTCGCTTatcaaaagagaataaaatatcgtcTGACTTCTGATTActctatacatatgtatatgtctgTAATATCGGGacattaattattgagaatGACCATCACACACAATGTCtgctcttttaatttatataatccttACAAATAACTAATCTGTTATATAaatcgttaaattattttaacgttttttttttatttcattcaagTCTTGTTCTGCTTGTGCtctccagaaaaaaaaattttttttaatttttcacaaattacagaagatatacaaatattaaatactaaacTTACaccaatatattaatgtttcgtgtttaaaaattcaaaatgtctATAAAACTGGAATTCCTTCATTatctaaaagattaaataatcacGATGAAAAGTACTTCTCAAACACCTCTCGTAACACTCGATGCCATTACGAGCCCAGCGAGACTCACGTTGTTATCACTTTGATAGTTCGTCTCAAAAAGCAGATAATTTGAAGTtctgcattataaatttattttcaattttctcatctaatattttattaacattttatttgcaatcttACGTAGAAGATGTGTATtactgtttataatatatataaaaataaactaataaagactcttatgaatatatcatacaaaggagaaaaaagataattaaaagcatGATAATTTGAGCtcatattttacaatcaatTTACATTGACATAACTAAATAGTGATAGGCATAATCACAAAAAGCATGAAATAATgtgttacaattaatatacaaataaaatccattaatattcattagaaatttattttcatttaataaaaaaaaaaatgcatatttttctgtgtgtgtgttttgtatttaatccattgggatattaaattattcaattccgTTAGAAAATTTAGATGTATTGAAAGAgcaatatgaaagaaaaaatattaaaaatttttgaatagttTTAACAGAGCTTTAACATATTggaaacttatatatttttgtattaactaTTTTACGTGCAGAATACAATAGTAATCTTTCTTCGAGTAAgttgcaaataaaatgatagaatTTCAGTATCatgtttcaataatatttgaatgtttATTAGATAAAGATCTTTTTCCACTGTTCGAAAGAAAAACGATGTGACCAGTTGAAAACTGAAATTTCGcgggatattattttttctcgaacTGTGGTCCATTGACTTGCAGTGATGCCGAGAACAACGTGAACCGTGCGCTCCAATTCCAGTGCAATATATCGATACgagttctatttttttatctataagtttttaaatacaaagtgGACTACCGGTATGTAATTTCGACACTATGCCGCGAGAATGCCACGCTCATTTCTCGCGTAAATGTCTTGTTTACGCCCGACATTTACCCTCGGACACCGAGGCTCGCAACAGCGAGAGAGCTTTTCTCTCGGACACGATGTCACGATAAGACAAAGCCaatgagagaaatagagatatcgaataaaaatgtcatgCGTAGAATGTCGAGCGTAAAATTAAGCTTGAGATGACGCTCCATTGTCAAAATGGAGATCGTGCTCGAGCCGCGATAATtactccccctccccccacgGCGTGGTACCCCACGCGAGACTATTTACaggataaatacataaaattttgtaagagACAGTCTTCTTTCGCAAGAGAGACGATTTTTTTACGTATGTTCACTTGTTCCATCATAAACAGTAACGCCACcgtcaatgttttttttctcccgtCACTCAACTCTATCACAATGTTCTCTCAAAGCAaaacgatttattattatagcttCCTATTTGTTCCTAACTGTTCTATCCGCGATCTTTCAATATTTCGGAACCGGAAGGCGGCCCGTCGCCTCAACATTTTTTCGAAGCACCATCTGAgggaataatttctttctatcaTTCTTTAGCTGATTTTTCGACTGATACGTCTCGAAATACACTAAGACTAATAAcagttcttttatttttctagagTATCTCAGCAGGATAATTTGCAACAATGAGATGATTTTTCTGTCATCTTGATACCCGCGATTGTTAAATTCTCTATCGTTCTATCATGATTACAAGTCAAACTTTCATCTTAATTCTTGGTTGAAGTTTTGCCTTCTGTTGTCTAACCGCTTTTCCGTCATTTTTCTATGGAGCTGCAAGATGAGAGAGATCTGTGATTTAATACTCCTTTGAAACTCTCGCACTTTAAAACTAGTGGCTAACTGTTccctcataattttatcgtcCTATCATCGTTTCGCCAACAGTTTGGAGTTCTACAAAGCGACTAATTACTTTAACACTCCTTCGCAGATCTAAGCTGTGATATATTAGCTATCTTTCATCATTCCTAGTTTTCTGTCATCTTAATACTGCTATTCAACGTAATGCTGAGACAGTTGGCTATCTATTCCTTCACCCTCGTTTTGTTTCGTTCTTGCATTAATGATCTAAAGTTGCAGagtgactttttttttaagcaccACGCAACCATTTCCgactaattgttttttaatttttctataattatttctttaatatttcagaacaatattaaataatttttcgtcatCCTAAACGCTATGATTCGGATAATTGTTCCGTTCTgtctttcttcaattttcatcAAGTTTTGGAGCGACTTATACGTATCGACTTGACGCAACACTTTAAAATACGATTAAGATTATTGACAACTTCTCTTCTCTCATCTCATACTGTGTTTCTTCATTGACCCTCCAAGGATTTGAAGGCACGAGACGATGTGTCACATTGCTActtctttgaaatataatactagAACCGTTGGATAATCATTTTGTTCATCTGGACAATATCTTAGAACAAGGAGGTGCTGATGAATGTCATCACAATCACATGATTCGCTAACGAAAATAACGGAAACCGTGTTCCCAAAACTTAGCAATTAAAAACATTCGTCATTCGAGCACACTTTTTCGCGTATTCAGACGAACACTTTTGCGTACACTCATTAAAAATTCACTTCACTGATTATCATATAACAACAACACATTAGCACTATGAATTATCATTCCACGGAATTGCCCTCGTCGTAATGCGAGAACTTGAGAAATACTTGTTCCAGAGTAGTTTGACTAAAGCTATATTCTTCTATGTCCAGTTCGAGTTTGGCTGTaagcagaaatttttatagagtTACAGAGGTCTCTATCACAACTGATTTGCAATAAATCTGAAGCCTCAAATCTTATATCAGTCGCAATGAATTTCAAGTTATAATCGcaaatctttcattttattaaatctcttttaatcaaagaacttttgattttgataaaaaagagcaaagatttataatctattacattatgtaatgtgtatgtttttttaaaacgcttttaattattctattaattgtgaataaaaaaatcttcaagtttaaagttttgcaaatttaaaattgctcaTATTAAGACTTAAAATTCGACTgtgattatcaaataattgtcAATTGAAAAGCTTCAGATTAAAGACGTTTTAGTTGAAATATTTCCATATGAAAATCAATaaagctaatttttttaattttttaacttcgTTAAACGTTCTTTAGGCATTTTTGAAAcgtttctagattttttaaattttctctagcCTCTTAGGAAGCCgattatcaaattttgaagaaaccTTTTCATCAAATcactatatattttctcaccTTTCTCCAACTGCATAAAGCACTCGGCCAGCGAGTTTACAGCGTGTTGGGGCACGGCGAAGACCACCCGATCGGCAAAGCTCTCCTCCAAAGTGGCATCGGAGAAGAGGCTGGCGACAAATTCTTTCAAGCTAGCGATCCTATCGCCGGAGGGAGTTGTTGGCGTGCAATCCCCACCCTGCAGCTTCATCTCGAGAGTATAGCCGGCACCGTAGAGATTCTTCAGGTGCTGAGTCGAACCAATGCATCTCAGCTCACCCTTCACCATTATACCGACTCTCGAACACAGCGCATCGGCTTCTTCCATAGAGTGGGTAGTTAATATGGCTCCCCTGCCACCCTGTTgacatttaagaaaatatccttcatttaaacttttattccccatctttatcaattttctatatattctactaattttaatcttttaattatattatttattcatatattaattttatattgctaactgctattttctttttcttaaacctttcttaaacattttttaagtcttttaaaaatattttactttaaaagtgTGTCGAACGGGAGTaagaaatagttttaattataaaaaaaatatatatatagtagtaCACAATGATGCTAACCTGGAAACTAGCGAGAATCGTGTCCCATAAGAATCTCTTTGATCTGGGATCCATGCCTGTACTCGGTTCGTCCATCAGAACCACTTTGGGTCCACCGACCATCGCCATCGCGAAGCTGAGTTTTCTTCTAGTCCCACCGGAACATTCTTGAGTCTGCTTGTCGGCGTGTTCGTGGATTTGTAAACCGGACAGATATAGGTCTACAATTCTGTgaacaagtaaaataaattagatagtCATATTTATGAGTCTGTAACAAGAGAAATGTGTATGATAATCAAacgatgttttatatattagaaacatctatattttaaaattatatttaatagtactatatttttagatatgagTTTTAACGCGcgcactaaataaaaatttgttccaaatatataatgattaagctatttataattcattattttatatctaaaaagcgaatacattttattaataagattatataatatgaaaagatCCTTCTCACCTGTCGACATCGCTCCATGGAACCCCGCGAATCGCGGCGTAGCACTCAAGATGTTCTCGCAcggtaatatttttccattgagCGTCGTGTTGAGGACAATAGCCCATCTGACGGAAAGCATCCGCCATGTGGGTGTTGATATTATGACCGCCGATCTGTACCCTGCCCCTCGTCGCCGCTTCCTCGGCAATGATGATCTTCATGGTCGTGGTTTTGCCAGCGCCGTTGTGGCCTAGCAGGCCCAAAACCTCACCCGGTTCCACCATCAGTGAGAGATTTCGCACGGCGACTTTTCGTTGCTTTTGCACAACCTCCTCCTCACGCTTCAAGCAGCAACTACAGGATGATACTGCCTCTCGTTGACAGTATTCTTTTCGCAGGTtctatatttgtgtattttatagcgtaaaataacaaataaatatttgctctaaattaaaataaaaataattaaagtaattaaagtaAGAGTTTTgtcaaaagataatattatttggatACAGATAGAGATATAATCTGAATATTTTAACGTGATGTTTTAAAAgtcaaaatgataaattaaacaatcaaaGTTGTCAAATTctgattgaaatataaatatataattattggacTATCATCGATATAACTATATTGTTTAAACGAAATTTTATCTGCTTTACAAAATTTGCTATTGACAATCTGAGTCgctattcatatattatagtagacaataatttgatttatattaatttacctGTACCAATACTACAGGCGGCTCTTGAACGGCCGATGATGTAATAAGATTGAAAACCTTCTGCCGCTCGTTTTTCACATCTGCATCTTCGTGTTCACCGATGTCAGGGTTTTCCATTATTTCTTCACCAATGGAGCCACCATTACGctacaaaataataacgtcttatttccatataattatagaaatatcaaaaatattttaaacaattttttaaaatatatttttcaagatttattgTTAAGTCAATTGTCATTCATtccaataatttgatttatacttaaaattaagattaagaaCAAAAAATGTAGAGAGAGGTAAAATTGTgctaactaaaaaatatttgaagaattcGCTGATATTGCCGCCGCTCTTCTTAATGTCCAATAGAAGCAGGACGAAAAACCAGAGCGGGATATGCAACAGCACGCCGAAAGCCATCAATATGATCTCCGTGGTGAGATAATCCGACATGGTAAGATGTTGGCAGGCGGCATTGATAGAGCACATCAGGTAAACGCGATCCACATAATATACTGCTGCATACGGCACATACATAGCATTCAACAGTGAGAAGACCACGTGCAACGCGAAAGCTGCTGTCCCACCTTGACAACGGATAATataatgtgataaataattttataattttcatgttaCTCTTGGTAAATACATCaagtagataattaaataaaataattaaaatttgcaaaaaaatttaattatttgaaaaatatatgaataattttatagaatcatGACACATCGCAAATTGGAATTTAAAGTCAaaagtttgtaaagatttataaagattgcttaaatttaaatgtatgtatctatGAATGTctaatatgtgtatgtgtgtagtCATCTagtatcttaattataatttaccgaCTCCCAACATATCAAGGATCATGACGAGAAGGAATGGTATCAGCCCGAAGAAAGTCGCGATATTCGGCAAAATGCTTTGCGCAGAATCCATCTTATCAAAGATATAGCTGAGGCAAGTCGAAAAGAGAATAGAAGACGGGCAGTAGAGCATGAGAAGGGTGCCGAGGGTGATAATCGCCGGCAACTCCTGTAGTGAAGGCACATCAAAAAGGAATATGATGCCGAGGATACACAGACAGATGAAACTCATCAGGCCAACCAGGACGATAAAATAGCTCAGGAAGTACATAGGAAACGACAGGCCGTTCACACGAAGTTGGTTCTTCGCTTTGATCTAAaagatttaaacaatttattaagcCAATGTATTACGTAACATCTCCCGAAAAAATCGCAACATATttgatgcatatattttatatttttcgtttaaattcaaataagttAATAGATTcaacttttgataaaatatttagtggtaaaaaaaaaatattgaatatgaagagttttaattcatcaaataatctatatatgagacagaaaaataataattaagatattttatataacaatgtaaaatcagaattttaagACGAAACGCTTACCTCGCGATCGTAAACCATATCCACTGCTAGAGTTATCGGCAATAACACGAAGTCCATACCGATAAAGAGAGCACAACTGGCCGTGCCGATGTTGAACTCTTGGGGTTGCGACGTTTGCTGGAAGGGATGCGTTTTGACTTCGATCCGCGTAGGATCGTTCTTGTCTGAGatcaaactaaataaaaatttatagtttgtaAAAGTactaatcaatttaaaatttaatttcaacaaatttgCTTTCTCTAaactatgcaaatatattggcTATTGCCaagtaattgttaatttacaatatcatttttttgtcattatatattGTCCAAAATTCTTCCATAAAAGAATCTAATATTTTCAgtatcttattaaaaagaatttgcgttttaaatatcttgaaattgctcaattttctttattcactCTTACCTATAATAAGTATTTGAGAGAATGTTTATCAAGATCGGAAGGGAATGTTGCATCGTATCATTGTAGATGACAGTCATGTTGAATCGTGGCagattataatcattaatattgaaGGCAGCTATATGCGGCGCAATGttcaataaatttgcaaaatcacCCTCGTATTCTTCGATATGCTTGGCGTTATGAGCTACACTGTCCATCAACTCGGTAATGTCATGGTCGGTGTTATTTATGTAGAGAATCTTGGTTTCTTCGCCGTATGTCTCTGcaagaagataaatttaattcataagtAACAATGACTCatcgtattattaatttaaaaagaatatgatttgtgtttcgtaaaaattataaactttcttATACATGTTTCCTTCATCTTTCataaattcgcaaaaaatatttgaactttGACAAGAAAATGGTCCTTTATTCTAAGTTTTACataatctcaaaatatattatgtgctACTTATTTCATCCGTATTTGCGaatttatagatatctatttaaacacataaacgttcttttatatttctacaaaagTCGCAAAAATTCACTCTGTAATTAAGACAATTGATCGatttacaaaagatattttaaaagctgatatattttaagaagtatatatatatgaaatgtgcAACGTTAGTTTCTAAAGTAAATTGAGTgtgcagataaaaaaatgagtcAAGCGATCACCTCCTACCTTGCATAAGATGCAACCACTTACGGCTATTAAGTTTCAACGACTGCATTTTGATGTCGACAGTCTGGATACTATGCAGATAGAGACCAAGCACTATCAGAGCTAGCGGCATGAGGATCGTAAAGTACAATAACTGGATATTCCTGAGGAGCCTGAGCACTCTTAGACGTAGCATGGCGTAGAGAGTCTGAAGGAAGTTAGGCCGGATCTTGATAGGATCTAGGCCGAGACCGAGCACAGGCGGATTTCGATCGTTATGGACGCCGTCTGGCAAATCGCTCActgattcaataatattacattgttgACTGAtggtgaaataatattattaaataattcagttaatatcatttaatatcatttaatatttaatatatattattattatattctattataaaatattaatatttaatactaattaatacttaaatatttaataaaaattaatgtcaattgataattaaatatgtatataaataataattgtgagTTTAATTCCTTAGATGCAGAAGATAGAATTATTCGTTTGCAGGAATTTTAaggaaaaacataataaaaaaatacctttTCCTTGACTGTCACCTTGAACGGTTACTCCCTCGTTCTGCAAACTCTGATAAGACGTACTCTTGGACTGCAACGAGAGCGATCGACTAAGCGCTCGATTGCGCACCATCTTTTTCGATAGATTATCCATCGTGCATTCGGTCTCCTCGTCTTTCTCCAAATGCAGAAACACCTCTTCCAAAGTAGTCATCGACACACCGTAACTACTGATGCCGAGTCTGCTTGAGCGGGTCTGGATCTCATGCTCGATGGCAGTAAACAGTGAAGCAAAGTTCTCCACAGAATTGTGCGGTAGAATGAAGCTCAATTCTCGACCGTGACGTCTCGCCTT
It encodes the following:
- the LOC126859070 gene encoding cholesterol transporter ABCA5-like isoform X2, which encodes MNSCALYFSQLRAMLVRNLLLKKREKRKTMAEIFLPLYTLGILIVVKVLIPNPNYPAMTTQRHEGDVFKLFNGHQNNTIAVVPNSTETLSFLSSMNTLWLSMWDYPDKLPLNFMVFDTKDDLQAAYWRDPYSVPLAVIFEDSQPISQRLIYEIRTNPSYTSPPSPTELYSAPVTCRKDTSHWMGGILSIETGGSCPVNNYLHSGFLGLQMIMDITKIRLDTGNLDVTVPDIKLEMFPKEAFTADWMLAFRVVIPLYMVLALSQFITYLLILIVGEKENKIKEGMKIMGLNDSVFWLSWFIIYSIFVFLLSAVGVILLFTLQMFQHTHFLPIFLLVVLYSFSVIMFAFMITPFFDKSRTAGVLGNFAVTMLSLMYFIQVFVDDSSSISFWLVSLLSPTGVALAMDKALVLDLQGQGVNFDNLWSGPGIPFGGSLIMMTLDIFLYGLLAYYLDSVVPSEYGTKMPPWFCFVPGFWCQRKVQRVPSSNGESNSFIPGEETNRDVEPVVREMKGREAIRIADLYKSYHKCRRAETKAVNGINLTIYEGQITAILGHNGAGKTTLFNILTGLTAPTAGTALIFGYDVRDSNDMRAIRSMTGVCPQHDILFDLLTPREHLEFFAAVRGIPRSMIQHEVKKTLKDIDLVEKADTFAKYLSGGQKRKLSVGIAIIGDPKIIILDEPTAGVDPYSRRQMWSFLQSRRHGKVILLTTHFMDEADILADRKAVISKGKLRCCGSSLFLKNKFGIGYHLTLVLEGNAREHAINRLVMSHVSKAEKARRHGRELSFILPHNSVENFASLFTAIEHEIQTRSSRLGISSYGVSMTTLEEVFLHLEKDEETECTMDNLSKKMVRNRALSRSLSLQSKSTSYQSLQNEGVTVQGDSQGKVSDLPDGVHNDRNPPVLGLGLDPIKIRPNFLQTLYAMLRLRVLRLLRNIQLLYFTILMPLALIVLGLYLHSIQTVDIKMQSLKLNSQTYGEETKILYINNTDHDITELMDSVAHNAKHIEEYEGDFANLLNIAPHIAAFNINDYNLPRFNMTVIYNDTMQHSLPILINILSNTYYSLISDKNDPTRIEVKTHPFQQTSQPQEFNIGTASCALFIGMDFVLLPITLAVDMVYDREIKAKNQLRVNGLSFPMYFLSYFIVLVGLMSFICLCILGIIFLFDVPSLQELPAIITLGTLLMLYCPSSILFSTCLSYIFDKMDSAQSILPNIATFFGLIPFLLVMILDMLGVGGTAAFALHVVFSLLNAMYVPYAAVYYVDRVYLMCSINAACQHLTMSDYLTTEIILMAFGVLLHIPLWFFVLLLLDIKKSGGNISEFFKYFLRNGGSIGEEIMENPDIGEHEDADVKNERQKVFNLITSSAVQEPPVVLVQNLRKEYCQREAVSSCSCCLKREEEVVQKQRKVAVRNLSLMVEPGEVLGLLGHNGAGKTTTMKIIIAEEAATRGRVQIGGHNINTHMADAFRQMGYCPQHDAQWKNITVREHLECYAAIRGVPWSDVDRIVDLYLSGLQIHEHADKQTQECSGGTRRKLSFAMAMVGGPKVVLMDEPSTGMDPRSKRFLWDTILASFQGGRGAILTTHSMEEADALCSRVGIMVKGELRCIGSTQHLKNLYGAGYTLEMKLQGGDCTPTTPSGDRIASLKEFVASLFSDATLEESFADRVVFAVPQHAVNSLAECFMQLEKAKLELDIEEYSFSQTTLEQVFLKFSHYDEGNSVE
- the LOC126859070 gene encoding cholesterol transporter ABCA5-like isoform X1; the encoded protein is MRVQLLLLVVFRTLERKGTRYLCVLLSMETLIKRQVTFRHDERANASRRMNSCALYFSQLRAMLVRNLLLKKREKRKTMAEIFLPLYTLGILIVVKVLIPNPNYPAMTTQRHEGDVFKLFNGHQNNTIAVVPNSTETLSFLSSMNTLWLSMWDYPDKLPLNFMVFDTKDDLQAAYWRDPYSVPLAVIFEDSQPISQRLIYEIRTNPSYTSPPSPTELYSAPVTCRKDTSHWMGGILSIETGGSCPVNNYLHSGFLGLQMIMDITKIRLDTGNLDVTVPDIKLEMFPKEAFTADWMLAFRVVIPLYMVLALSQFITYLLILIVGEKENKIKEGMKIMGLNDSVFWLSWFIIYSIFVFLLSAVGVILLFTLQMFQHTHFLPIFLLVVLYSFSVIMFAFMITPFFDKSRTAGVLGNFAVTMLSLMYFIQVFVDDSSSISFWLVSLLSPTGVALAMDKALVLDLQGQGVNFDNLWSGPGIPFGGSLIMMTLDIFLYGLLAYYLDSVVPSEYGTKMPPWFCFVPGFWCQRKVQRVPSSNGESNSFIPGEETNRDVEPVVREMKGREAIRIADLYKSYHKCRRAETKAVNGINLTIYEGQITAILGHNGAGKTTLFNILTGLTAPTAGTALIFGYDVRDSNDMRAIRSMTGVCPQHDILFDLLTPREHLEFFAAVRGIPRSMIQHEVKKTLKDIDLVEKADTFAKYLSGGQKRKLSVGIAIIGDPKIIILDEPTAGVDPYSRRQMWSFLQSRRHGKVILLTTHFMDEADILADRKAVISKGKLRCCGSSLFLKNKFGIGYHLTLVLEGNAREHAINRLVMSHVSKAEKARRHGRELSFILPHNSVENFASLFTAIEHEIQTRSSRLGISSYGVSMTTLEEVFLHLEKDEETECTMDNLSKKMVRNRALSRSLSLQSKSTSYQSLQNEGVTVQGDSQGKVSDLPDGVHNDRNPPVLGLGLDPIKIRPNFLQTLYAMLRLRVLRLLRNIQLLYFTILMPLALIVLGLYLHSIQTVDIKMQSLKLNSQTYGEETKILYINNTDHDITELMDSVAHNAKHIEEYEGDFANLLNIAPHIAAFNINDYNLPRFNMTVIYNDTMQHSLPILINILSNTYYSLISDKNDPTRIEVKTHPFQQTSQPQEFNIGTASCALFIGMDFVLLPITLAVDMVYDREIKAKNQLRVNGLSFPMYFLSYFIVLVGLMSFICLCILGIIFLFDVPSLQELPAIITLGTLLMLYCPSSILFSTCLSYIFDKMDSAQSILPNIATFFGLIPFLLVMILDMLGVGGTAAFALHVVFSLLNAMYVPYAAVYYVDRVYLMCSINAACQHLTMSDYLTTEIILMAFGVLLHIPLWFFVLLLLDIKKSGGNISEFFKYFLRNGGSIGEEIMENPDIGEHEDADVKNERQKVFNLITSSAVQEPPVVLVQNLRKEYCQREAVSSCSCCLKREEEVVQKQRKVAVRNLSLMVEPGEVLGLLGHNGAGKTTTMKIIIAEEAATRGRVQIGGHNINTHMADAFRQMGYCPQHDAQWKNITVREHLECYAAIRGVPWSDVDRIVDLYLSGLQIHEHADKQTQECSGGTRRKLSFAMAMVGGPKVVLMDEPSTGMDPRSKRFLWDTILASFQGGRGAILTTHSMEEADALCSRVGIMVKGELRCIGSTQHLKNLYGAGYTLEMKLQGGDCTPTTPSGDRIASLKEFVASLFSDATLEESFADRVVFAVPQHAVNSLAECFMQLEKAKLELDIEEYSFSQTTLEQVFLKFSHYDEGNSVE